A stretch of the Roseofilum reptotaenium CS-1145 genome encodes the following:
- a CDS encoding NuoF family protein, which translates to MEFSELQDLAEQEKQAQKPTRVHCCTSTGCQAAQSLAVKKGMEQAVKDQGLQEEVQIVGVGCMGFCGQGPIVQIDSESSEAADGLYYEKVTPEQAPSIIDGLKGGAVTANQGDPNHPFFSRQFPIVREYSGKIDPESIGEYLAMGGYQSLYHAVYEMSPEEVIAEITKAGLRGRGGAGYPTGLKWATMAKMPSGQKYVICNADEGDPGAFMDRSVLESDPHRILEGMAIAGYAVGANQGYIYVRAEYPLAITRLEKAIRQAKRQGFLGSGILGSSIDFNIAIRVGAGAFVCGEETALIASIDGGRGVPRPRPPYPAVSGLWGEPTLINNVETLGNIAPIIRNGSDWFAGIGTEKSKGTKIFSLTGKVCNNGLIEVPMGITLREIVEVMGGGVPDGGQVKAVQTGGPSGGCIPAEYMDTPVDYDSLTKLGSMMGSGGMVVMDDSTNMVQVAQFYMEFCQEESCGKCIPCRTGTVQMYELLTKVIKGKGTLADLENLENLCQMVRVTSLCGLGMSAPNPVLSTLRYFKSEYEEFLAVKA; encoded by the coding sequence ATGGAATTTAGCGAACTGCAAGACCTAGCCGAACAGGAGAAACAAGCCCAGAAACCTACCAGAGTCCATTGCTGTACATCAACTGGATGCCAAGCTGCTCAATCTTTAGCCGTCAAAAAAGGTATGGAACAAGCCGTTAAAGATCAAGGCTTGCAAGAAGAGGTGCAAATTGTTGGTGTAGGTTGCATGGGATTTTGTGGGCAAGGGCCCATTGTTCAGATCGATTCGGAATCTTCAGAAGCGGCTGATGGACTCTATTATGAAAAAGTGACTCCAGAGCAAGCGCCCTCTATTATTGACGGCTTAAAGGGAGGAGCGGTTACTGCCAATCAAGGTGATCCCAATCATCCCTTCTTCAGTCGTCAGTTCCCCATTGTGCGTGAGTACAGCGGCAAAATTGACCCAGAAAGTATTGGTGAATACCTGGCCATGGGAGGCTATCAGTCCCTGTATCATGCCGTCTATGAAATGTCTCCAGAAGAGGTAATCGCAGAAATTACGAAAGCTGGACTTCGGGGACGGGGAGGTGCAGGTTATCCTACCGGATTAAAGTGGGCGACCATGGCGAAAATGCCCTCTGGACAAAAATACGTCATTTGTAACGCCGATGAAGGAGACCCCGGCGCATTTATGGATCGTTCTGTACTCGAGAGCGATCCTCATCGAATTTTAGAAGGAATGGCGATCGCCGGATACGCCGTCGGAGCCAACCAAGGCTACATCTACGTCCGCGCCGAATATCCCCTCGCCATTACCCGCCTCGAAAAAGCCATCAGACAAGCCAAACGGCAAGGCTTCCTCGGCTCCGGTATCCTCGGCTCGTCAATTGACTTTAACATTGCCATTCGCGTCGGTGCAGGAGCCTTCGTTTGCGGCGAAGAAACAGCCCTCATTGCCTCCATCGATGGCGGACGCGGAGTCCCTCGTCCCCGTCCTCCCTATCCTGCTGTTTCCGGACTCTGGGGAGAACCCACCTTAATCAATAACGTAGAAACCCTGGGTAACATTGCCCCCATTATCCGCAATGGTTCAGACTGGTTTGCTGGTATTGGTACAGAAAAAAGCAAAGGCACCAAAATTTTCTCCCTCACTGGAAAAGTGTGCAATAACGGCCTGATTGAAGTGCCCATGGGAATTACCTTACGGGAAATTGTCGAAGTGATGGGGGGCGGAGTCCCCGATGGCGGCCAAGTGAAAGCAGTGCAAACCGGTGGTCCCTCTGGCGGTTGTATTCCGGCTGAATATATGGATACCCCCGTAGACTATGACTCTCTGACTAAACTCGGTTCCATGATGGGTTCAGGAGGAATGGTGGTCATGGATGACTCCACCAACATGGTACAGGTGGCCCAATTTTACATGGAATTTTGCCAGGAAGAATCTTGTGGTAAATGCATTCCCTGTCGCACCGGAACCGTGCAAATGTACGAACTGTTGACCAAAGTCATTAAAGGAAAGGGAACCCTTGCAGACTTGGAAAACCTAGAAAATCTTTGTCAGATGGTGCGTGTAACCAGCTTATGCGGGTTAGGCATGAGTGCGCCCAACCCGGTGTTGAGTACGTTGCGCTATTTCAAATCTGAGTATGAGGAGTTCTTAGCTGTCAAGGCTTAA
- the hoxE gene encoding bidirectional hydrogenase complex protein HoxE, with translation MQSSVAPPTSDKKNASAKPAAKDKRFKALDVTMKRNQYRQDALIEILHKAQGAFGYLEEEVLEYIARNLKLPLSRVYGVATFYHLFSLKPSGAHTCVVCMGTACYVKGGDKVLAALEDHTGVHSGETTPDGQVSLVTARCIGACGIAPAVVFDGQVAAQQTPESVIERIKGWQE, from the coding sequence ATGCAATCTTCAGTCGCCCCTCCCACCTCAGACAAAAAAAATGCCTCGGCCAAGCCTGCGGCCAAAGATAAACGCTTCAAAGCCTTAGATGTAACCATGAAGCGCAATCAATATCGCCAAGATGCCCTGATTGAAATCCTGCACAAAGCTCAAGGAGCCTTTGGTTATCTTGAAGAAGAAGTCCTAGAATACATTGCCCGCAACCTCAAACTCCCCTTGAGTCGAGTCTACGGAGTCGCAACCTTCTATCATCTCTTCTCCCTCAAACCGTCCGGCGCTCATACCTGCGTCGTTTGTATGGGAACAGCTTGCTACGTCAAAGGAGGAGATAAAGTCTTAGCTGCCCTCGAAGACCATACGGGCGTTCATTCTGGAGAAACCACCCCCGACGGACAAGTTTCTCTCGTTACTGCCCGGTGTATCGGAGCGTGCGGCATCGCCCCTGCTGTTGTGTTTGATGGTCAAGTGGCTGCCCAGCAAACCCCAGAATCGGTGATTGAGCGCATAAAAGGCTGGCAAGAGTAG